The window TACATAAATGCTGGCCTATTGGGCCTAAAGGCCCATTGACTAAAAAccattaaagataaaaaaaaaaagtcaaaaaccGTCCGGCACTCGCACACGGCGTAGATAACGTGTCCGTCGCGCGGAGAATCCAGATCATTAAAGAAGAAgcccgagagagagagagagagagatctagaggaggaagaagaagaacaaaaatgGCATTGCAATGGCTGATTCTGTCGTATGTGGTTGCTGCCGAGGTCGTGATCGCAGTCGTTTTGACTCTACCTTACCCTATGCTCGTGAAGAAACGCGTCGTGTCACTTGTCTCGCTCATACTCCAGCCTGCCGCCTCCATCGTCGCCTTCGCTGGATTTCAACTCCTCGGTGATCTCTCCCTCTCCGTCAATTCATTTATAGTTAGGTTGAGTGATTTTTGGTAATATGAATTTTGGTTACTTTGTTTCAGATCTTTACTGGAAGAATGAGCATAGACTAATGTGCTCATCTGAGGTTTGCACTGCCACCGAGCGTGATCGCTACGAGAAATCTGTAAGTATATCATCTTTAATACTTTCTGTTTTAAGATTGTTTCCTCATATAGAGTCGAAGCGTGTTTGTGGTCATGTCTGTTTTGTTTAGTCGGAGTTATTTGCTATAAGTTAGTTCAGTACTATAGAGATGTCTGAGTATTGAAACAGCACCAAATGAGTTCACAGTAGTTCAACCAATTCCATATTTTGTCACAGACCTTGTGGTTACTATTAACCTTCACTTCTGTGGCATAACCTAGCTGCGGTTAAGAAGCTTACAAATTACAATGTTGCAAGGAATCTTATATTAGTGTAACCGTCTGGATCTATAGGTTTATTGGAATGAAACTGgtttcattttctatttttgcTCTCTTCTTGTGAGAATCAAAtatgttggtttgattgttaATGGAatttaactaactaaccacttCTGATTCCCTATGTTTCCCAAAC is drawn from Brassica napus cultivar Da-Ae unplaced genomic scaffold, Da-Ae ScsIHWf_764;HRSCAF=1103, whole genome shotgun sequence and contains these coding sequences:
- the BNAA05G22470D gene encoding uncharacterized protein BNAA05G22470D, translating into MALQWLILSYVVAAEVVIAVVLTLPYPMLVKKRVVSLVSLILQPAASIVAFAGFQLLDLYWKNEHRLMCSSEVCTATERDRYEKSIYKAQRNVVLCAAGILLYWCIFRICKYNKDLEHLEELEKRCKTE